Proteins from a single region of Sphingomonas swuensis:
- a CDS encoding outer membrane protein — translation MRMYLLAAGAAIVVASPAAAQTGGYFGIEGGVLFPKKQNDNVTTVFTQTVQTPAAGTAVTAPNVGVVGTLPTTLTTVPTAINGNTRTKFKRGYDVDAVAGYDFGGFRLEGELGYKRSRIKSFEADSAFTTGVATGLNPTGTTGTTFVFPVDNSDAFDLSNRVSVLSGMVNALLDLGGNGGPGFYAGGGIGRARVKMFGDRDNAWAYQGIAGVRFPVSDNVDIGLKYRYFRTGRLDFDPGSVAFSSTRTAVVPNVAVPGGPAAVGSTNVNFTRTATASGDFDNRFSSHSLLLSLAFNFGGAREEVLPPPPPPVVEAAPPPPPPPQTQTCPDGSVVLATDVCPVPPPPPPPPPPAPVRG, via the coding sequence ATGCGCATGTACCTACTTGCGGCTGGAGCGGCGATTGTCGTCGCTTCGCCCGCCGCCGCCCAGACCGGCGGCTACTTCGGAATCGAGGGCGGCGTCCTCTTCCCGAAGAAGCAGAACGACAACGTCACCACGGTCTTCACCCAGACCGTTCAGACACCCGCTGCCGGCACCGCCGTCACGGCTCCGAACGTGGGCGTCGTTGGCACCCTGCCGACCACGCTGACCACCGTGCCGACTGCCATCAACGGCAACACCCGCACCAAGTTCAAGCGCGGCTATGACGTCGACGCCGTCGCCGGCTACGACTTCGGTGGCTTCCGCCTCGAAGGTGAGCTCGGCTACAAGCGTTCGCGCATCAAGTCGTTCGAGGCCGACTCGGCCTTCACCACCGGCGTCGCCACGGGCCTGAACCCGACCGGCACCACCGGCACCACCTTCGTCTTCCCGGTCGACAACAGCGACGCCTTCGATCTCAGCAACCGCGTGAGCGTGCTTTCGGGCATGGTCAACGCGCTGCTCGATCTCGGCGGCAACGGCGGCCCGGGCTTCTACGCTGGTGGCGGTATCGGCCGCGCTCGCGTCAAGATGTTCGGCGACCGTGACAACGCCTGGGCCTACCAGGGCATCGCCGGCGTCCGTTTCCCGGTCAGCGACAATGTCGATATCGGCCTGAAGTATCGCTACTTCCGCACCGGCCGCCTCGACTTCGATCCGGGCTCGGTTGCCTTCAGCTCGACCCGCACCGCGGTCGTGCCGAACGTCGCCGTTCCGGGCGGTCCGGCTGCCGTTGGTTCGACCAACGTCAACTTCACCCGCACGGCCACTGCGAGCGGCGATTTCGACAACCGCTTCTCGTCGCACAGCCTGCTTCTGAGCCTGGCGTTCAACTTCGGTGGCGCTCGCGAGGAAGTCCTTCCGCCGCCGCCGCCGCCGGTGGTCGAGGCTGCGCCTCCGCCCCCGCCGCCGCCGCAGACCCAGACCTGCCCGGACGGGTCGGTGGTTCTCGCGACCGACGTGTGCCCGGTTCCCCCGCCCCCGCCGCCCCCGCCGCCGCCCGCTCCGGTGCGTGGCTAA
- a CDS encoding TadE family protein, protein MRPLRHLGRDEQGAAIIELALCAPILAALVMGASDLGLAYSRKLALEQGAQRAVEKVMQTTQLATVQTTIADEVALQAGVNASQVTVTFPKYCDGRRLPDKGRDADGFAIGSCEAGEKASHYIQVDVHEEYDPLFPTIPIGVKLANGNYLVTASAGMRTK, encoded by the coding sequence ATGCGCCCGCTACGTCATCTTGGCCGCGACGAGCAAGGTGCCGCGATCATCGAGCTCGCACTCTGCGCACCGATCCTGGCCGCACTCGTCATGGGCGCCTCCGACCTCGGCCTTGCCTACAGCCGCAAGCTTGCGCTCGAGCAGGGCGCGCAGCGTGCGGTCGAAAAGGTCATGCAGACGACCCAGCTGGCGACGGTGCAGACGACCATTGCCGACGAGGTCGCGCTTCAGGCCGGCGTGAATGCCAGCCAGGTCACCGTCACTTTCCCAAAATATTGCGATGGTCGCAGATTGCCCGACAAAGGCCGTGACGCCGACGGCTTCGCCATCGGCTCCTGCGAAGCCGGCGAGAAAGCATCGCACTACATCCAGGTCGACGTGCACGAAGAATATGACCCCCTGTTTCCGACCATCCCGATCGGGGTCAAGCTCGCCAACGGGAACTATCTGGTCACCGCGTCGGCAGGAATGAGGACGAAATGA
- a CDS encoding CoA transferase codes for MTRPLDGIRVLDLSRVLAGPWCTQLLADLGADVVKIERPGQGDDTRHWGPPWHGEGDERVAAYFLAANRGKRSAAIDLASPQGAEQVRALAERSDVVVENFKVGALAKYGLDAATLRARDPRLVYASITGFGQDGPRAAQAGYDFMIQGQAGLMSITGLPDEVANGGPLRAGVAIVDLFTGMYTANAILAALVRRGTTGEGATIDSALFDCGLALLANQASNYLVGGKEPSRQGNTHPNLVPYQPFACADLPLIIAVGNDRQFAALAALLGRAEWGSDPRFATNAARIANRAELVAAIEAITRTRPAAFWYEACERAGIPAGPINGIAEALADPQATHRAMLREMEGMRLLGGPLRLDGERLDSDRPPPRLGQHTAEILAELDA; via the coding sequence ATGACCAGACCGCTCGACGGCATCCGGGTCCTCGATCTCAGCCGAGTCCTCGCCGGTCCCTGGTGCACCCAGCTCCTCGCCGACCTCGGCGCCGACGTCGTGAAGATCGAACGGCCGGGGCAGGGGGACGACACTCGCCACTGGGGTCCGCCGTGGCATGGCGAGGGGGACGAGCGCGTCGCCGCCTACTTTCTCGCCGCCAATCGCGGCAAGCGCAGTGCCGCGATCGACCTTGCTTCCCCGCAGGGTGCCGAGCAGGTCCGGGCGCTGGCCGAACGAAGCGACGTCGTGGTGGAGAACTTCAAGGTCGGCGCGCTTGCCAAATATGGGCTCGATGCGGCCACCCTCCGCGCCCGGGACCCGCGCCTCGTCTATGCCTCGATCACCGGTTTCGGCCAGGATGGTCCTCGCGCCGCGCAGGCCGGCTACGACTTCATGATCCAGGGCCAGGCCGGGCTGATGAGCATTACCGGTCTTCCCGACGAGGTCGCCAATGGCGGTCCGCTCCGCGCCGGGGTCGCCATCGTCGACCTGTTCACCGGAATGTACACCGCCAACGCCATTCTCGCCGCGCTGGTCCGTCGCGGGACGACGGGTGAGGGAGCGACCATCGACAGCGCCCTGTTCGACTGCGGTCTCGCGCTCCTCGCCAATCAGGCCTCCAACTATCTCGTCGGCGGCAAGGAACCCTCGCGTCAGGGAAACACGCACCCCAACCTCGTTCCCTACCAGCCCTTCGCTTGCGCCGACCTGCCGCTGATCATCGCTGTCGGCAACGATCGCCAGTTTGCCGCGCTCGCCGCGCTGCTCGGGCGAGCCGAGTGGGGCAGCGACCCCCGTTTCGCCACCAACGCGGCTCGCATCGCCAACCGCGCCGAGCTGGTCGCCGCGATCGAAGCGATCACCCGCACCCGGCCGGCGGCCTTCTGGTACGAGGCCTGCGAGCGTGCGGGGATTCCTGCCGGCCCGATCAACGGCATCGCCGAGGCGCTCGCCGACCCGCAGGCTACCCACCGCGCCATGCTCCGCGAGATGGAAGGAATGCGCCTCCTCGGCGGCCCGCTTCGCCTCGACGGCGAGCGGTTGGACTCCGACCGCCCGCCGCCGCGCTTGGGCCAGCACACCGCCGAGATCCTCGCCGAGCTCGACGCCTAG
- a CDS encoding enoyl-CoA hydratase-related protein produces the protein MTEHVLIERRGPHLRIALNRPERRNAITVAMYAALADAISSAQDDPELRVITLEGEGVDFTGGNDLADFMKEMPQDGQTDIPVWRLLRALATNKVPLIAAVHGNAVGIGTTMLFHCDLVVAEEGTRFKMPFTELGLVPEAASSLILPRLAGRQLAAKYLLLGEAFGVDEAERFGLVTHRAAGGTLGETLDRVVAMLLSRPTEAVRLTQRLLRGQAHDEILERMEWENGHFSERLTSDEVRHAITSFFAARSAR, from the coding sequence ATGACCGAACATGTCCTCATCGAACGTCGCGGACCTCACCTGCGAATCGCGCTGAACCGGCCCGAGCGCCGCAATGCCATTACCGTGGCAATGTATGCCGCTCTCGCCGACGCCATCTCCAGCGCACAGGACGATCCGGAGTTGCGGGTCATTACCCTCGAGGGCGAAGGCGTCGACTTCACCGGCGGCAACGACCTTGCCGACTTCATGAAGGAGATGCCGCAGGACGGGCAGACCGACATTCCGGTGTGGCGTCTGCTGCGTGCACTCGCGACCAACAAGGTGCCGCTGATCGCCGCCGTTCACGGCAATGCGGTCGGGATCGGCACCACCATGCTGTTCCACTGCGACCTGGTCGTCGCGGAGGAAGGCACCCGCTTCAAGATGCCCTTCACCGAGCTTGGCCTGGTGCCCGAGGCTGCCAGCTCCTTGATCCTCCCGCGCCTTGCCGGGCGTCAGCTCGCGGCGAAGTACCTCCTGCTCGGCGAGGCCTTCGGCGTCGACGAGGCCGAACGCTTCGGCCTCGTCACCCATCGCGCGGCCGGAGGAACGTTGGGCGAGACCCTCGACCGAGTGGTCGCCATGCTTCTGTCCCGCCCGACCGAGGCGGTACGCCTTACCCAGCGGCTGCTACGCGGCCAGGCACACGACGAGATCCTCGAGCGGATGGAGTGGGAGAATGGTCACTTCTCGGAGCGCCTGACCTCCGACGAGGTCAGGCACGCCATCACCAGCTTCTTCGCGGCGCGGTCAGCCCGCTAG
- a CDS encoding toxic anion resistance protein encodes MATTAAETTTATKLKLEPPEVLQPVVAQEAAGLVPLKDGERTELESKVDSFVSELVALDANSPEFGKKVDQLTAMGRKEIAEAAGASNRFLDRPVKAIDKDTGIGADLTELRRTVEALDPKGASVPRKFLGIIPMGNRIDRYFDKYRSSQTHIQQILGSLANGKDELLMDNAAIDTERANLWKTMHRLEQMIHISKALDAKLEDKANELDATEPAKAKAIRETALFYTRQRTTDLLTQMAVTVQGYLALDIVKKNNVELVKGVDRASTTTVAALRTAVTVAQALTNQKLVLEQIGALNTTTANMIDSTGSMLKTQSAAIHEQAASSTIPLETLQRAFQNIYDTMDSIDTFKLKALENMKQTVNTLGNEVEKSRGYIARAEGASQGRLEAAPAFTALDAK; translated from the coding sequence ATGGCGACGACCGCAGCCGAGACCACCACCGCGACCAAGCTCAAGCTGGAGCCGCCCGAAGTGCTGCAGCCCGTGGTGGCGCAGGAGGCCGCTGGCCTCGTGCCGCTCAAGGATGGCGAGCGGACCGAACTCGAGAGCAAGGTCGACAGCTTCGTGTCGGAACTGGTCGCGCTGGATGCAAACAGCCCTGAGTTCGGCAAGAAAGTCGACCAGCTGACCGCGATGGGCCGGAAGGAGATCGCCGAGGCGGCGGGCGCCTCCAACCGTTTCCTCGACCGGCCGGTGAAGGCGATCGACAAGGACACGGGCATCGGCGCCGATCTCACCGAGCTTCGGCGGACGGTTGAGGCACTCGATCCCAAGGGCGCGAGCGTGCCCCGCAAGTTCCTCGGGATCATCCCGATGGGCAACCGGATCGACCGCTACTTCGACAAGTATCGCAGCTCGCAGACCCACATCCAGCAGATCCTCGGAAGCCTGGCCAACGGCAAGGACGAGCTGCTGATGGACAATGCGGCGATCGACACCGAGCGCGCCAACCTGTGGAAGACGATGCATCGGCTCGAGCAGATGATCCACATCTCCAAGGCGCTCGATGCCAAGCTCGAGGACAAGGCCAACGAACTCGACGCGACCGAACCGGCCAAGGCGAAGGCGATCCGCGAGACCGCGCTCTTCTACACCCGCCAGCGGACCACCGATCTCCTCACCCAGATGGCGGTCACGGTGCAGGGCTATCTCGCGCTCGACATCGTCAAGAAGAACAATGTCGAGCTGGTGAAGGGCGTCGACCGCGCCTCGACCACCACGGTGGCGGCGCTTCGCACCGCTGTGACCGTCGCGCAGGCACTGACCAACCAGAAACTGGTGCTCGAGCAGATCGGCGCGCTCAACACGACTACCGCCAACATGATCGACTCGACCGGCTCGATGCTGAAGACCCAGTCGGCGGCGATCCACGAGCAGGCGGCGAGCTCGACCATCCCGCTTGAGACGCTGCAGCGGGCGTTCCAGAACATCTACGACACGATGGATTCGATCGACACCTTCAAGCTGAAGGCGCTCGAGAACATGAAGCAGACGGTCAACACGCTCGGCAACGAGGTCGAGAAGAGCCGCGGCTACATCGCCCGGGCTGAGGGAGCGAGCCAGGGCCGGCTCGAGGCGGCACCCGCCTTCACCGCGCTCGACGCCAAGTGA
- a CDS encoding pilus assembly protein TadG-related protein, with translation MLRLLKKLRRDERGNILIITAAAMPLLLAGAGLATDTIQWALWKRQLQRAADSAAIAGVYERNATAMGADTGVVAAVNRDLALNQHAGILLGSPEVDTSIEDTPAPDRRTNQVEVTLKLQKALPFSSFFMSAAPVITVRARAASVPGAGEYCVIALDSRDVVGADIGGSTTVDLGNCCLIANSTHSNQAFKNTGDGSTVTAGCIAAVGGVEYSKSANWKVKNYYPYSEPAADPYANLPTPTSANCDGSPITISSKQADYPIDRAASGEDTGKIICINGGFDVKGALTLGAGTYVINTSSDKDDLTMNTTGASITCDGCTIIMTNFTNRAQTGNFRFTGGTLNVKAPTGDGEPYKGVALYQDRMATDDGKRGTNHVNGNNTSGIQGVMYMPNRSLLYNGGGGVAQQKCMQIVARRVDFTGNSGFKMGSTCGGAGITGQTGGGWLVRLVA, from the coding sequence ATGCTGCGACTGCTTAAGAAGCTCCGGCGCGACGAGCGGGGCAACATCCTGATCATCACTGCGGCGGCCATGCCGCTGCTGCTGGCAGGGGCCGGGCTCGCCACCGACACGATCCAATGGGCGCTGTGGAAGCGCCAGCTCCAGCGTGCCGCCGACTCCGCCGCCATCGCCGGAGTCTACGAGCGCAACGCTACAGCAATGGGCGCGGATACGGGCGTCGTCGCCGCGGTCAATCGCGACCTCGCCCTCAACCAGCATGCCGGAATCCTGCTCGGATCGCCTGAAGTCGACACCTCGATCGAGGATACGCCGGCACCCGATCGGCGGACCAACCAGGTCGAAGTGACTCTCAAGTTGCAGAAGGCGCTGCCGTTCAGCTCCTTCTTCATGAGCGCGGCGCCGGTGATCACCGTCAGGGCCCGCGCGGCGAGCGTGCCGGGGGCCGGCGAATATTGCGTGATCGCGCTCGACAGCCGCGACGTGGTCGGCGCCGACATCGGCGGCAGCACGACAGTCGATCTGGGCAACTGCTGCCTGATCGCCAACAGCACGCACAGCAACCAGGCCTTCAAGAACACCGGCGACGGCTCGACCGTCACGGCGGGCTGCATCGCGGCCGTTGGCGGCGTCGAATATTCCAAGTCGGCCAACTGGAAGGTGAAGAACTACTATCCGTACAGCGAGCCGGCGGCGGATCCCTATGCCAATCTTCCAACGCCGACGAGCGCGAATTGCGACGGCTCCCCGATCACCATCTCGTCCAAGCAGGCGGATTACCCGATCGACCGGGCGGCTTCCGGTGAGGACACCGGCAAGATCATCTGCATCAATGGCGGGTTCGACGTGAAAGGGGCGCTGACGCTTGGCGCCGGTACCTACGTCATCAACACGAGCAGCGACAAAGACGACCTGACGATGAACACGACGGGTGCCAGCATCACCTGTGACGGCTGCACCATCATCATGACCAACTTCACCAACCGGGCCCAGACCGGCAACTTCCGGTTCACCGGTGGAACCCTCAACGTCAAGGCTCCGACGGGAGACGGCGAGCCTTACAAAGGTGTCGCGCTCTACCAGGACCGTATGGCCACCGATGATGGCAAGCGCGGGACGAACCACGTCAACGGCAACAATACGTCCGGCATTCAGGGCGTGATGTACATGCCCAATCGCTCCCTGCTCTATAACGGCGGCGGCGGCGTCGCGCAGCAGAAGTGCATGCAGATCGTCGCGCGCCGGGTCGACTTCACCGGCAACAGCGGCTTCAAGATGGGCAGCACCTGTGGCGGGGCCGGGATCACCGGCCAGACCGGTGGCGGCTGGCTCGTCAGGCTGGTCGCGTGA
- a CDS encoding TadE/TadG family type IV pilus assembly protein gives MSKPSVIRDNSGATTVEMAFAFPVFIVMVWMMVQAGLVFRANSGIQHALGQGARFATLYPTPADTKIDEAMNAAVYGIGPGVFATTVTDVPADGYKDLRVTYTQPTDLLLFKGPTITVTKSKRVWIAGGLRTASGSGAGSELSPGTPAPSPTSPTTPTTPTTPTTPTTPVPSPTPAPAPAPLPTPTPTPTPTPTPTVTPTPAPAPAPAPAPAPSPGNSGNSNGQGNNGNNGNVNCTKSNGKAC, from the coding sequence ATGAGCAAGCCCTCCGTCATTCGCGATAACAGTGGTGCAACGACCGTGGAAATGGCGTTCGCCTTTCCCGTATTCATCGTCATGGTCTGGATGATGGTCCAGGCCGGGCTGGTGTTCCGCGCGAATTCGGGCATCCAGCATGCGCTCGGGCAGGGCGCACGCTTCGCGACGCTTTACCCCACCCCTGCTGACACCAAGATCGACGAGGCGATGAACGCCGCGGTTTACGGCATTGGCCCGGGCGTATTCGCCACCACCGTCACCGATGTTCCCGCCGACGGCTACAAGGACCTTCGGGTTACCTACACCCAGCCGACCGACCTCCTGCTCTTCAAGGGGCCGACGATCACCGTCACCAAGTCGAAGCGGGTGTGGATTGCTGGCGGGCTGAGGACGGCGTCAGGCAGCGGGGCTGGAAGCGAACTGTCGCCAGGCACCCCTGCGCCGTCGCCGACTTCGCCGACGACGCCCACCACGCCGACGACTCCGACGACTCCGACGACGCCGGTTCCGTCACCCACGCCGGCTCCGGCTCCGGCCCCATTGCCGACACCCACCCCGACGCCGACTCCCACTCCAACGCCGACTGTCACTCCGACGCCAGCACCTGCGCCAGCACCAGCGCCAGCTCCGGCACCGTCGCCCGGCAACAGCGGGAACAGCAACGGACAGGGCAACAACGGAAACAATGGGAACGTCAATTGCACCAAGTCGAACGGAAAGGCGTGCTAG